Proteins from a genomic interval of Maylandia zebra isolate NMK-2024a linkage group LG15, Mzebra_GT3a, whole genome shotgun sequence:
- the slc30a1a gene encoding zinc transporter 1a, whose protein sequence is MACEPNRARLLCMLSLTFGFFIVEVVVSRMTSSLSMLSDSFHMLSDVIALVVALVAVRFAEKTQATNKNTFGWIRAEVMGALVNAVFLTALCFTIVLEAVERFTEPHEIESPVVVAGVGAAGLLVNLLGLCLFHGHAGGGHGHSHGGHSHGSKNKRGKTSKNSKAGNGSSGEETNNLVGNHNSPGDGRPRNEISCKGSTEVQMNGNTHYEEMDPDHDSSSQLNMRGVFLHVLGDALGSVIVVVNAVIFTFVWQPCIKGEKCVNPCVNSHSADHYHDNNTVVDLHVGPTVPTMKFAGPCWVLYLDPTLCIIMVSILLYTTYPLLKESALILLQTVPKQINMHRLNERLLSLDGVLAIHELHIWQLAGSRIIATAHIKCHDPTSYMEVAKRIKDFFHNEGIHATTIQPEFVTFSSESRDSLCELSCRTQCAPKLCCGAADKQNTGSDKKAAVASNLEVISETSEAAGVVVQVCPGSEAEVRIAREVESSL, encoded by the exons ATGGCTTGCGAACCCAATCGTGCCCGGCTGCTGTGCATGCTATCATTGACTTTTGGGTTTTTCATCGTGGAAGTGGTGGTCAGTCGGATGACCTCGTCCCTGTCAATGCTGTCGGACTCCTTCCATATGCTGTCGGATGTCATCGCACTCGTCGTGGCTCTAGTGGCGGTTCGGTTCGCGGAAAAAACCCAGGCGACCAACAAGAACACCTTCGGCTGGATCCGAGCGGAGGTGATGGGGGCTCTGGTCAATGCCGTCTTTCTCACGGCGCTGTGCTTCACCATCGTCCTGGAGGCGGTCGAGCGTTTCACCGAGCCCCACGAGATCGAGTCTCCAGTGGTGGTGGCCGGGGTCGGTGCCGCGGGGCTTCTGGTTAACCTGCTGGGGCTCTGCTTGTTCCACGGCCACGCGGGCGGAGGCCACGGACACTCTCACGGAGGGCACTCTCATGGGAGTAAGAATAAGCGGGGCAAAACGAGCAAGAACTCGAAGGCTGGAAACGGGTCTTCGGGAGAGGAGACCAACAACTTGGTGGGAAATCACAACAGCCCAGGCGATGGGAGACCAAGAAATG AAATCAGCTGTAAAGGCAGCACAGAGGTGCAGATGAATGGAAACACCCACTATGAGGAGATGGATCCCGACCACGACTCGTCGTCGCAGCTCAACATGCGCGGGGTCTTCCTGCATGTGCTGGGCGACGCCCTGGGCTCCGTCATCGTAGTGGTCAACGCTGTAATATTCACCTTTGTGTGGCAGCCCTGCATCAAAGGTGAGAAGTGCGTGAATCCGTGCGTCAACAGCCACTCCGCTGACCATTACCATGACAACAACACCGTTGTCGATCTGCACGTGGGTCCAACTGTGCCGACCATGAAGTTCGCCGGCCCCTGCTGGGTTCTTTACCTTGATCCCACGCTGTGCATCATCATGGTGAGCATCCTGCTGTACACTACCTACCCTCTCCTCAAAGAGTCGGCCCTCATCCTGCTGCAGACCGTGCCCAAGCAGATCAACATGCACCGGCTCAACGAGCGTCTGCTGAGCCTGGACGGCGTCCTGGCCATCCACGAGCTGCACATCTGGCAGCTGGCCGGAAGCCGCATCATCGCCACGGCGCACATCAAATGCCACGACCCCACATCTTACATGGAGGTGGCCAAACGCATCAAGGACTTCTTCCACAACGAGGGCATCCACGCCACCACCATCCAGCCCGAGTTTGTCACGTTCAGCTCAGAGTCTCGAGACTCCCTGTGCGAGCTCTCCTGTCGGACTCAGTGCGCTCCCAAGCTATGCTGCGGCGCTGCGGACAAACAGAACACTGGCTCTGACAAGAAGGCTGCAGTCGCTTCAAACCTGGAGGTGATCAGTGAGACTTCAGAGGCGGCGGGGGTCGTAGTTCAGGTGTGCCCTGGGTCTGAGGCTGAGGTCAGGATTGCCAGAGAAGTGGAGTCATCTCTGTGA